GATAAGGGATATATTGAGCGGTCAAATCCCATTCGTGTTACAAAAAGAAATTTATGCAACAGCCTCTATTTTAGGTGGCGCTTTATATGTTCTTTGTGATTATATTGAGTTAGGGCCTATTTTCTCGATGGTTGTTGCCATGTTAGGTACGTTATCATTAAGGTTATGTGCTATTTATTACCATCTTTCATTACCTGTTTTCAGTAATGACAGAGAAGCGTAATATAGCCACTAGAATATTAAAGTTAAAATTTTTGAGTTTATTTAACATTCTTTAAACAATTGTTTTGCAAACATAAACTCCAAGTTGATAAACTCTAACACCTAAATGTATCTTAGATTGTTGTGATTAATAGGTAGGCACATGGAAGCAGTAACAAATTCAACACAACTGATTAATTGGTTTCGTAATTCAGCTCCTTATATTAATGCACATCGCCATAAAACATTCGTGTTAATGATTGGTGGTGAAGCGTTAGAAACAGATAACTTTCAATACATCATTAATGATATTGCCTTGCTGAATAGCTTGGGAGTTAAGTTAGTGTTAGTGCACGGCGTTCGCCCTCAAATACAAAAACAACTTGATATGCACGGACATAGCAGTCAATTTCATAATGATTTGCGTATTACCGACGATCGTAGTTTGTCACTTATTAAACAGGCTGTTGGTGCGGTTCAAATTGAACTACAAGCAGGTCTTTCTATGGGCTTAGCTAATTCACCGATGCAAGGTGCGGCTATTCGTACAGTAATTAGTAATGTCGTCACTGCCCAACCTATAGGTGTTAAAGATGGCATTGATTTTTGTCATGCAGGTAAGGTTCGCCGTATTGATGTTGAAGGTATTAAATCTCAACTGTCTTCAGGTGCCATTCCTATTATTTCTCCTATTGGATACTCAGTGACTGGCGAAGTATTCAATTTACTTGCAGAAGAAGTGGCAACACAAGTTGCGATTGATATCAAAGCAGATAAGTTAATTGGTTTTTGTTCTAATCAAGGTGTATTAGACGAAAACGGTAACGTTATTTCAGAGTTGTTACCAGAGCAAGCACAAGTACATATTGATGCGATAGAGAAAGAATCGGGACAAGCCTCTGGTACATTACGCTTTTTACGTGCCGCTGTTGCTGCTTGTCAAGCTGATGTGGCGCGTTGTCATTTAATTAGCTATCACCAAGATGGAGCCTTGTTAAAAGAACTCTTTACCCGAGATGGTACTGGTTCTCAAATCGTTAAAGAAAGCTATGAGCAAATCCGTACTGCCACTATTGATGATATTGGTGGTTTACTGCAGCTTATCGAACCATTAGAAAAGCAAGGTATTTTAGTTAAACGTTCTCGTGAATTATTAGAAAATGAAATTGAATCTTTTATGATCGTTGAACGCGATGGCATGGTTATCGGTTGTGCTGCGCTATATCCTTTCATGGACGATAAAATGGGTGAGCTAGCTTGTTTAGTTAGTCATCCAAAGTATCGTCGTGCTGCCCGTGCAGATAATCTTGTTGAACATGTTGAGCGTAAGGCAAGACAATTAGGTCTCGACACCATTTTTGTATTAACAACACAAAGTATTCATTGGTTTAGAGAGCGAGGTTTTTCGTTTGCTGAAATTAACCAATTGCCCGCAGCTAAAAAAGAAATGTATAACTTGAAGCGCAATTCAAAAGTGTTGATAAAAAAAATCATATGATGAAAATAAAAAAAATGACTGAGAAATTAGTCTCTAACAGTCATTCTAGGTGCTCTAAATTTATTATTTTGAGACGCTTATTTTTAGCTTCACGTATTGCTTTAATTAGTTTTTTACTGATTTTTTTTCAAGCAACTGCATCTGCAAAAGTAGAATATATCTCAATCGGCACTGGCGGAATTAGTGGCGTATATTATCCAACAGGCGGCGCAATTTGCTATTTAGTAAATAAAATCAGAGTAATAGATAATATTCGTTGTGAAATTAAAAGCACACCTGGATCGATTTATAACTTAAGAGCTTTAAAAGATAAAAATATTGACGTGGTGGTCGCTCAATCTGATTGGCAATATCATTTTTATCAAGGAACCTCTTTATTTAAAGAGCAAGGGGAATTTAAAAAGCTACGTTCACTTTTTTCAGTGCATTCAGAACCTTTTACTGTGCTTGCTAGAAAAGATGCCAATATTAAGAGCTTTGAAGATATTAAAGGAAAACGCGTTAATATAGGAGCACCAAACTCAGGGCAACGAGCAACAATGGAGATGCTTCTTGATCTCTACGGTTGGGGGGACGCTGACTTTTCTGAAATAACTTACCTAACACCTAGTGAACAAGCTCAGGCTCTATGTGATAAGAAAATAGATGTCATTATTTATGTAGTAGGGCATCCAAACAGTTCTATTAAAGAAGCGAGTAGTGCTTGTCAAACGACGTTGGTCAATGTTACGGGTCCTAAAATATCTAAATTAATAAAAACTCTCCGTTATTATGAAGCGGTTAATATACCTGGTGGCATGTACCGTGGAAGTCCTAATAAAACCGAAACATTTGGTGTTGGAGCAACAATTGTTACCACAACAGATTTACCTGAACATATTGCTTATGAAATAGTAAAAGCAGTGTTTGAAAATCACGATACTTTTGTTCAATTACATCCTTCTTTTAAGGACTTATCTAAACGGGCGATGGTCAGCCAATATCTTTCTGCACCGCTGCATCCAGGTGCATTGCGTTACTATAAAGAGGTTGGCTTAATCAAAGACGATATTGATAAGGTTGCCGTTAAAGGGGAACCTCTAGGTCATGTTATTACCAACGCAGAGTAACCTTTGTGCAGTTCATCTTTTGAGATGACAGATAGATGTGTAGTGAGTACTAGTTAGTATTAACTAAATTGCCATAAGTATAGTTAGACCAAAAGAGAAGATATAAAAAAGCCTGTTTAGAAACATAATGCCGATCGTTTAAGGATCTGTTAAGAAAACTTGAACGATTTTACAGATAGATCATAATCCTCAATCTTATTAAAGGTTGGGGATTTTTTTTGTTTAATCAAGAAATGGAATTAGTTTATGAGTCATTTGAAAATCAAGATTCATACAACAATGTTTTAACTGCTATCGATACAAAATGGATCGAAGAGGCATTATTTAAAACACAAAAAGCAAGTATTCGACGTCGTCGTTTACCAGCAGAGCAAGCTGTCTGGCTCATCATTATGATGGGCTTGATGCGCAACCATTCTATTAAAGAAGTTTGTGGCTCCTTAGATATTGCCCTGCAAATAAACCCAGATGAAACATACACCCATGTTGCTTCTAGCGTATTAACAGACTGTCGCAAACGCTTAGGTGAGTTACCAATGAGTTATCTGTTTAGTACGACGTGCGCTGCATGGCATGAGACCATTATTTCAAAGCCACATTCATTAGGACTAAATTTACTCGCAGTTGATGGCACTACATTTAGAGCTCAAGACACACCTGAAAATAGAGCTGAATTTGGTTTTATTTCAAAAAAACATCCTGTATACCCTCAATTACGTATGGTTTCCTTACATTCAACACAAACAAGAATGTTACTTGGCGCTGCCTTTGATAGTTGTGACATCGGAGAAACAACGTTAGCAAAACGCTTGCTTACAGATATTCCCGAAGACTCCTTAACATTATTTGACCGATGTTATTTTTCAGCTGATTTAATGCTAAATTGGCAACAATTTGGCATCAATGCTCACTGGTTAACGCCCGTAAAAAAGAGCATTAGGTATGAAGTTATTAAGCGATATGCAGATAATGACTTATTGATTGAAATGCCTGTTTCTCCCCAGGCGCGTGCCAAAAATCCAACATTACCAGAAACTTGGCAAGCTAGAATGATTTGTTATAAGCAACCCAAAGGGGAAATTAAAGGTTTTATTACTTCACTCATTGATTCCGAGCTTTATACCATGGAGGCATTGTTAACTGTTTATTGGGAACGTTGGGAAATAGAGCAGAGCTTTGGTGAACTTAAAAATAACCAACTCAATGGCGAAATAACCTTACGAAGTCGGTTTCCAGAAGGGGTAAAGCAAGAGTTGTGGGGAGTGTTGCTTGGTTATAATCTAATTAGGCTTGAGATGGTACATATAGCTCAAGAAGCAAACGTTGAACCCACCCGTATTAGCTTTACTTCAGCTATTTGTATAATAGATATGCAAATCCGTGGCTACGCTTTATCAGGCGATGGCACTATTCCCAAA
Above is a genomic segment from Psychromonas sp. L1A2 containing:
- the argA gene encoding amino-acid N-acetyltransferase; translated protein: MEAVTNSTQLINWFRNSAPYINAHRHKTFVLMIGGEALETDNFQYIINDIALLNSLGVKLVLVHGVRPQIQKQLDMHGHSSQFHNDLRITDDRSLSLIKQAVGAVQIELQAGLSMGLANSPMQGAAIRTVISNVVTAQPIGVKDGIDFCHAGKVRRIDVEGIKSQLSSGAIPIISPIGYSVTGEVFNLLAEEVATQVAIDIKADKLIGFCSNQGVLDENGNVISELLPEQAQVHIDAIEKESGQASGTLRFLRAAVAACQADVARCHLISYHQDGALLKELFTRDGTGSQIVKESYEQIRTATIDDIGGLLQLIEPLEKQGILVKRSRELLENEIESFMIVERDGMVIGCAALYPFMDDKMGELACLVSHPKYRRAARADNLVEHVERKARQLGLDTIFVLTTQSIHWFRERGFSFAEINQLPAAKKEMYNLKRNSKVLIKKII
- a CDS encoding TAXI family TRAP transporter solute-binding subunit → MMKIKKMTEKLVSNSHSRCSKFIILRRLFLASRIALISFLLIFFQATASAKVEYISIGTGGISGVYYPTGGAICYLVNKIRVIDNIRCEIKSTPGSIYNLRALKDKNIDVVVAQSDWQYHFYQGTSLFKEQGEFKKLRSLFSVHSEPFTVLARKDANIKSFEDIKGKRVNIGAPNSGQRATMEMLLDLYGWGDADFSEITYLTPSEQAQALCDKKIDVIIYVVGHPNSSIKEASSACQTTLVNVTGPKISKLIKTLRYYEAVNIPGGMYRGSPNKTETFGVGATIVTTTDLPEHIAYEIVKAVFENHDTFVQLHPSFKDLSKRAMVSQYLSAPLHPGALRYYKEVGLIKDDIDKVAVKGEPLGHVITNAE
- a CDS encoding IS4 family transposase — protein: MFNQEMELVYESFENQDSYNNVLTAIDTKWIEEALFKTQKASIRRRRLPAEQAVWLIIMMGLMRNHSIKEVCGSLDIALQINPDETYTHVASSVLTDCRKRLGELPMSYLFSTTCAAWHETIISKPHSLGLNLLAVDGTTFRAQDTPENRAEFGFISKKHPVYPQLRMVSLHSTQTRMLLGAAFDSCDIGETTLAKRLLTDIPEDSLTLFDRCYFSADLMLNWQQFGINAHWLTPVKKSIRYEVIKRYADNDLLIEMPVSPQARAKNPTLPETWQARMICYKQPKGEIKGFITSLIDSELYTMEALLTVYWERWEIEQSFGELKNNQLNGEITLRSRFPEGVKQELWGVLLGYNLIRLEMVHIAQEANVEPTRISFTSAICIIDMQIRGYALSGDGTIPKKLRLMREDVKHFILPKKRKHRTFSRSVLYIPSRYPLRYKPNIS